A stretch of DNA from Arachis hypogaea cultivar Tifrunner chromosome 19, arahy.Tifrunner.gnm2.J5K5, whole genome shotgun sequence:
TCTTAAAAGAGCAGGTCGCTCGTCAATGCCCTCTCCAAGTCCAAATCCTCCAATCCAATAGCCTGCATCAATGATCATAAGTAAGTTATGCATCTCAAAAAGATTTAAGTTTCAATAATTTAAGTTCCATAATGAATAACATGCATTTGTCACAGTAGAGGGACTAACGGAGCATCTTACATATAGCAGCACCAGGAAGTGAGGAGTAATTAAGGAACAGATAATGGATTGCTCTATGACGATACTTAACGTATTGATAACATCCTAATACCTCTACAACTTAGGCTAACACAAActgaagaaaaacaaagaacctGATACATTTCGCTTAGCTACCTCCTCTGCACATCGCTTCCTTTCTTCCAAACTTGTGCCTCCAACGATGGCACCAAAGATAGATCCAGCTGCCTGAATGTTGAGATCAAAATTAATGAATTTATCTCTTTGTCTTAATTTTTTtgctagaaaagaaaaaaagcaagaagGAAGACAAGATATCAACTATCTCAATCACAAGAAATGAATTCATAACACAGCTAGAGAGGAAAATCATAAACTGTCCTTTACCGGATACAACGAAATGCAGTCATCAAGCCATCTCAAAGTTCTATCTACCGAGGTTTTGTTCCTTTTCTCAGAGACCCAAGCAGGTACTTCATCTGCCAAAGATGCCCATATATTTGGCTTCATGCAGGATATCATTTCAATATAATCTTTAGGTTTAATCTGGTCATGTCAAAATTTAGAATTAGAAAGATATACAGTACTATCATAAAGACAATATTCAAACCCAAGTGGCAATAAATTTACCAATAGACGGCCACAAGGTGTCTCGAAAGAAGCTCCAAGTCTGGTAGCTGCTTTGGACTCAGGAAGGCACTGTATAGAATCCCTGGGTACAGCTGCAATTCCATGTTGTTTCAAACCAAGCATTTGGTGAAGGCCTCCTATTTTTGATATAGTGGTTGTAGAGAGTCCTTCCAAACTAGAGAAGTAGACAAGAGAAAATAATGAGAGGGCATTATGCGAAGATTGTGAACATGAGTGTGTCTACAACTTACAAGTGCAGAGGAGAAACTTGAAGGAGGTTGGAATCAGGCGATGGGAGAGAAGGGAGAAGCTCAGGGGAGATGAAGTGAGGGAGGCCTTTTCGAGTAGCCAGGAGAAGAGCGGGGGTTTCGATTGGCGCCGGGCAGCTTCCCACCTCGAGTACTCCCACCCGAGCGCCACTGCTACTCAATGCTTTCTTCACTGCAAACTTCATTTGCAGAGTGCAGTTGCAGCACCTATGTCCTATGTGCTATGATAATGCTGATGAATCAAAACGATGTCAAACTCTGAATTCACTAAAATTCAAGTTGCGTCAAAAACATTTAATCCCAAATGGAAGTCCAGATCATAAAAATTACCATCAATAAGAAAGATAGCGCAAAACTCAAAAGAACTTAATCTACATTAAGCACAACCATCACAAAAGTTTGCCAGACACTCATTTCAAAACTATACTTCACCTCATACCAATAGAAACAAAACACCTCCATTGGTTCTAGTAATCTTAGTAACACTCTATTATGCCATTCATTCTTACTCTAATTTACGTAAAGGTACCAATAAAATGCCTTTTGGAAACTTATgcttaaaatttaacaaaacaatagccaaaaaaggaaaaagaaaaaaaaaaaaactaagaattTGATATAAATCTACCGGCCAATATTAATTAGTAAGCTAAGTTAAGGTTCAATCACTACATAAGccaaataggaaaaaaaaaaaaagaagtagaaTGAAGCAAATAGAGTCAGCGTCTAATGAAAAAACCTACGCAATTGTGGTGGATGAGAGGCGAAGCTCTTGCGGCGGCGCAACTGAGGTCGTGGTGGCAGATAATCAAACGGCGCCGGAGACGAGGATGGCGGCGGAAGGAAAAAGGTAAGGGTTTCCAAACCGTTATTATTCAAAAGTTTTCTATTTACAATTCAAGACCTGAGAATGAGCGTGAGTAATTTTCTTAGGAAAAGTATGGAAAGTCAATAGAGGTTTAaggagtattaaaaatataattattagtattattttttttattaacataagTTTTTtagatgagtggtttcatgatatAGTATTAGAATTTATCCTTTTGAAATGAATGACTTTATCTCTAATATCTTATTCTAAATATTATGGataatgttcattttgtaactcatataGTCTATTATACACATTATATAAATAAATCATTGGCTCCTTAAAAAGACACATTTTCTTAATACTTTTCAAATGTTATAGTATAATTTTTAGAAAAGAtgacaaaatttttaaactaaattgcAAATTATTTACTTCACACATgcagtttttactttttagaaagttttgataaattttagaatttttcattttatttttgaacacacaccatcatcaaaataatatattttaatttataaattaaataaaaataacaacaataaaaattccAATTCACTACTTTTCTTTCGttccataataaattaaaattttgataataataaaaatagtcatataaaaaatgagaaaattttgGAACCAAATTATGttaaccaatattttttttaaaatcagccaataattattaatatacggTTTTTTTCCCCTTTCTTCCTCTCAACCCTTTTCTTTCTCAACAAAAAACTTCCAATTCactacttttctttttcattcttttcataAGAGCTACAAAAAAACAAAGGGTTTACCTATAGAAAAAAAAACGTGACTAAAGTCCATAAAAACTGTACAATTAAATATTGGTCACCAAAAAATATTCATGGCTAATAAAAAGATTGTATTCTCAGTTTGTCATAATTTTAGTGTTATAAGTCACAATTTTAAATACTGTAGAAACTTTTGAAGAGTCATAATTTATACATTATTTTCCACACTTAATACTATggttaaataaaaataatcaaataaaaattataattttaccgcATTTTATTCGTAGCTAATTTATGCGGGTCGTGTTTTTTAGCCGTTATTTTTTCGTGGCTACTATCGAATTATTTAGCCATATTATTTCCGTGACTAATTCTGATTTTTCTACGTGCCATCCGTAGCTAATTTGTActaattaattagattttttcGTAACtaactttgatttttttttttttttagaatttgtaGCTTTTATCGTAATTTGATTGTGGCTAATTCAAccgttttaatatattaaaattatatttatatataacatTAATAACAAATTTAGTTTTGAAATACACAAATTGGACATTTATTGCATTGAAAAAGAAagacataataattaaaatttattatttatataaataaaataataataacaattcaagtctaaatttctatattttttttctatataataagaaataaaagaaactcTAACGTCTTCTAAAGTAAATCTACCTAAATTTTCAACTAATACTTATCAAATACACCAATTAAATGTGTGGCATGTCACTGAATAGAGTAGACACTTCATCATATTTTGATAACAAAAATTTATACAGAACTACTAACTGAATTTTGGTTTCTTCATATTCAtctgcccttttttttttttaattttcaacccACTTTTCTAAATATATCATATGTTGCTGAGATATGTTGGAGACTCCACCAGTTGCAAACTCAAAACACATGTTTAGATTTATCAAATCCTACCGAATATACAATACTACTAAAATCATGCACACACCCTACATTATTAGCACCAAAGACCTTTTCAATTGTATCATTCGGATGAGCCAACACTTTAGAAAGAACTCCTTCAACTGCAATATGCTCTTGATCTTCAGGCAAATATTCTAATATTTGCtcctatacaaaaaaaaaaaaaaatagattagtgTATACAAACATAGGAGGAAACAAACATAGGCAGATATAGTACTACAAACAAGTAGCGTACTAACAACTTAAAACTACCATCAATGACCAATTTAATATGAAAAGAAAATATTGAAATATCTAAAGTATATATTCTTACTTCAATGTAGTTCTACTATTTTTTGTGTCATCTTCAGACATCTTGTAACGATCcacattttttaaaatctaaatataaataagttataatttattttattaattggagttccttattttcaaaaattattttattaaaagtaattaaattaattttataactatttaaattcaattaaattcataTTCTTATATAAGTTTTTGctatgataaaatattttacataattaaaattatacttCTAATAGTTTATAAgtaatgaaaattatatatatattaatttgagtaattgatatttctaatttaaaaatagagtttagttaataatattattatcaagcTCGATATTCATCGATATGAGTAAATGTCGGTACTCTTCGgtgaacttagctttgctaacgcttcatcgtatatcttttattcttataatcattatgttactaatgtcatttatattagtaactcatatatataattacttgtgttttaatatattcaattttcatAGTTATCcgtttaattttcaattttcatagtACTCCTATTTATAACATGAACCGTTGACTGAGCAGCTTAATGCCGTGACACTCAACCCCCTTCATTTAATGCCTTGACACCTCGTTACCATCACTAATTAGTCATCATCCTTCAGCCGCATGATCCATTtttgaaggaaaaagaaagagaacccGAGAGAGAGAAAATCAGAAAAGAACGTGCTTCCATGAATGCCATGAACTTTTGAACTTGATTTTTtgagatccgtaactccaataaaaaaattaatccgttcaaagtgttcgtatcttcctcTTCTCATGTTGACGTCACTTTTGTCAGAGAGAAATTAATGGTAGAGCTGTTGTCCCTCCATGCAAAGTTCGGCCGAGGGAGCCTCGGAGGTGGAGTAGCCAAttttgacgttttcttcttcaatttctcgtTCAGAAACCTTCCCTG
This window harbors:
- the LOC112778689 gene encoding uncharacterized protein, which gives rise to MKFAVKKALSSSGARVGVLEVGSCPAPIETPALLLATRKGLPHFISPELLPSLPSPDSNLLQVSPLHFLEGLSTTTISKIGGLHQMLGLKQHGIAAVPRDSIQCLPESKAATRLGASFETPCGRLLIKPKDYIEMISCMKPNIWASLADEVPAWVSEKRNKTSVDRTLRWLDDCISLYPAAGSIFGAIVGGTSLEERKRCAEEVAKRNVSGYWIGGFGLGEGIDERPALLREVMDILPDEKPRLTCGLGLPEEILQGIAAGIDLFDSTYIYSLTLGGFALTFSLDKSGEQHNLQSDQIGSDSTKINLRATAYRKDMSPILENCTCYTCQNHTKAYINHLLNVHEMLAQTLLEIHNTHHYLRFFHVIRGAIQDGSFEEFRQAFLESRREHFKGEAIST